The following are encoded in a window of Trichormus variabilis 0441 genomic DNA:
- a CDS encoding DEAD/DEAH box helicase — translation MQFDNLLSRADDGTLQVLLGNAAVRLIKLLDPSLVTPSRLREILMELHTPASLLLTKDSRAMLLDLLRPEQAKILATIMQVPLTGDIFETLKKTSIRHGSNRERALFDFFELELPQPEDSVQSSSLELAVSNYPLFAHQRIAARKVKNYFKQEPRRVLLHMPTGSGKTRTAMNIIADHLRSVEPTIVVWLAYSEELCEQAATEFQKAWQCLGDRQVSLYRFWGEHEIDVDKLEDGIVVAGLSKVYNRTKQSIQFINRLGKVSSLVIIDEAHQAIAETYKLVLDALVVPYENTALLGLTATPGRTWSDINVDTELSEFFAKNKVTLEVSGYSNPVDYLISEEYLAKPNFRSLFYKNGLKLTQKDLERIQQELEIPQHILEQLADDEQRNLSIIIEVEELAKRHQRILIFGISIKHSKLLATVLRARGLQANVVTGDTPLLERTRLINSFKDDSDETKIICNYGVLTTGFDAPRTSAAVIARPTKSLVLYSQMVGRAIRGVKAGGNVTAEIVTVVDSALRGFGSLEEAFSNWEDVWHKEKI, via the coding sequence TGTAACCCCTAGCCGTCTACGAGAAATTTTGATGGAACTACATACTCCTGCTAGTCTTCTTTTGACAAAGGATAGCCGGGCCATGCTTTTAGATTTGCTACGTCCAGAACAGGCTAAAATTCTAGCAACAATTATGCAAGTTCCGCTTACAGGAGATATTTTTGAGACTTTAAAAAAAACATCAATACGTCATGGTTCTAACAGAGAGCGTGCCTTATTTGACTTCTTTGAATTGGAATTGCCACAACCAGAGGATTCAGTTCAATCGTCTTCATTAGAACTAGCAGTATCTAATTATCCCTTATTTGCCCATCAACGTATTGCAGCGCGAAAAGTTAAGAATTATTTTAAGCAGGAGCCACGTCGGGTTTTACTGCATATGCCTACAGGATCGGGCAAGACTCGAACCGCTATGAATATTATTGCAGATCATTTACGCTCAGTTGAACCGACTATAGTTGTTTGGTTAGCGTATAGTGAAGAACTGTGTGAACAAGCCGCAACCGAATTTCAGAAAGCGTGGCAATGTTTAGGAGATCGCCAAGTAAGTCTCTATCGTTTTTGGGGTGAGCATGAAATAGATGTAGATAAGTTAGAAGATGGCATAGTAGTAGCAGGGCTTTCAAAAGTTTATAATCGTACAAAGCAAAGCATACAATTTATCAATAGACTTGGTAAAGTTTCATCGTTAGTAATTATCGATGAAGCACATCAAGCTATTGCAGAGACTTATAAGTTAGTTCTTGATGCACTTGTAGTACCATATGAAAACACCGCCCTTCTAGGTTTAACTGCTACACCTGGTAGAACTTGGTCTGATATCAATGTAGATACTGAATTATCAGAATTTTTTGCAAAAAACAAAGTAACTCTTGAAGTTTCGGGGTATAGCAATCCCGTCGATTACCTAATATCAGAGGAATATTTAGCAAAGCCTAATTTCCGCTCTTTATTTTATAAAAACGGCTTGAAGTTAACACAGAAAGATTTGGAGCGAATACAACAAGAATTAGAAATACCTCAACATATTTTAGAACAGTTAGCTGATGATGAACAAAGAAATCTCAGCATCATTATAGAAGTAGAAGAATTAGCCAAACGTCATCAAAGAATTTTGATTTTTGGAATTTCAATAAAACATTCAAAATTACTTGCCACTGTACTCCGAGCTAGGGGTTTACAGGCAAATGTAGTTACTGGTGATACTCCATTATTGGAGCGAACGCGCTTAATTAATAGTTTCAAAGATGATTCTGATGAAACCAAAATTATATGTAATTACGGTGTTTTAACTACGGGTTTTGATGCCCCTCGAACAAGTGCAGCAGTCATTGCGCGTCCCACAAAATCTCTTGTACTCTACAGCCAAATGGTTGGACGGGCTATTCGAGGTGTAAAAGCAGGTGGTAATGTAACTGCTGAGATTGTTACCGTTGTTGACAGCGCTTTACGGGGATTTGGTTCTCTTGAAGAAGCTTTTAGTAATTGGGAAGATGTTTGGCATAAAGAAAAAATTTAG